CACCACGTGAAACCAAGCAAAGCAGCATAGGCTACACTGGCTACCAATTCGCTCGGAGGCATACGAGATAACGTAACCAGCACTGTATATGGCAAGACCAGCAAACCCACAACACGTGCGGTCAGCGGTTGATGCGACTCCGTCAAAACATTGACGCTCTGGGCACTCCAAACCACCTGATCGTTCCAGATCCCAGAAAGTGACAGTCCGGTACGTCGCGAACCCCAAATTAAAGTTTGCAAGATATCCCAAGCTGCTGTGAACGCCGTCAACACAACGATCAGCCCCATCCAAACGCAGAGTAGCACATTATGGAAGGGCCACAGAAAGCTCTGCACCACCGCTGCTGGCAACGGGATCACGCCATCACAGCTCAACGAAACGTATTCTACCAGAGCGGCAGTTTTCAACAACATCGTTTCTGGCAGAGCTCCAAAGGTGTGCGGGACGGCGCACAGTGCTTCCTGCCGACTCCACCATGAATTAGGCGTAGTGGTTTGCGCCAAACGACGCAAATAGGCTTGTCGCGATTCGGAGGCTGCCGCACACAATAGTGGAATGGCAGCCAAGCCGCGTGGTTGTGACGCCGCAGCGAAGCTCGAGTCATTTCCGCCGTCAATAGCAGGTGTCGATTGGGGTGTTTGGGGGAGACTGGACGTTCCCGACATACCGTATACACGAATTTGACGATCGGCTTCCTGTAAATAAAGCTgcatggcttcttccatgcGAACTCCCGACTTACCCCGCCAGGCTTGGAACTTGGCGCGCTCGGCTGCCGTCTGACAGGCCAAGTTTTCTGGAGCATCACCAGAAATTGCCTGCTTGTGCAATGCATATAGTTCCAGTCGGTCCCGATTCTTTTGAATCGGTGAGAACCCGTGAGTGTACGTACAAAGCAACGCAATACTAGACTCTAGGGGGGAATGAAACTACGCACCGATGGAGAACTTTCGGGTTTCCATGTTTTCATAAAGGCTGtcttttgacggaagacaCCCCCAAGGTCGCCATTCGGAGTTCCACTATCTACCATAGTGTCTCAGGTATCAGGAAGCAAGAGGGGCCAATACAGTCGTGAATATTCGAAAAATAAACAGCAGTAGTAGCAGGGAATGGATTATGCCTCTTATGCGGCGTAGTATGAGAGTGTTTCCGGACATCCGTCGTCCTCCATGGTTGCGCACTGCTCATCAGCACGAAACAATTGACGATGTCATTTCGTAAAGCTCAATCACCAATAGTTGATGACAAAGTCGCGCCTTCCGATGAATCGTATCACGATCGCTTTCTTTACAGCACTATCCAGAGTCACTAAGACAGATTTGGAATAAATCGCTTGTGATTAAAAGTTCAGATCAAAACGATAAGGTAATTGGAAATCCTCTCCCAGAGACGCATCATCATCCCCAAAAAAGCCTTCGGGCATCCGTATCCTAAAAGGTGAAAGAAAGTGTCAGCATCTGCCGCTTCCGCCGCCTCGTCCAGCCGGAACAAATTACTGACAAAAAAATTGGAGCGTGATCCACAGCGCCCACTCTACACCCCCCTACACGTCGCTGCTTGGAGGCCAAACACTTCGTTGCCTGAGCAGTTCCTTGCCGAGAGAAGTATGTTGGCGGTACGGAGTCTGCAACATTTTGCCTCCGGGTTGAGCAAGCCAACCCGGGTACACCATCGTGCAGCGTCATTCCTAGGTCGCGGTCGTTCTCACTCTGCTAGAGTGTTACCATCGTTGTTTCGACACGCATCGGTCTCTAAATCTAGGACTGTGACTTTGACGCGCCCATTTTCCGGCGAGGCTTTAGATCCACTGGATGAGCCACGCGAATGTATGCCGTTTGATGTCCTCATTGTGGGTGGAGGGCCAGCAGGATTGGCCGCAGCGATACGTCTCAAGCAGCTGAGTCtagaaaagcagaaagatCTTTCAGTCTGTGTGATTGACAAGGGAAGGTACGCATGCATAAACATTCTAGCGCCGCTGCGATTAAAGAGTACATCCCTTTGTATACTCACTTTGTTCTGTGGGTCACGTCTAGTGAAATTGGTGCCCACATTCTATCTGGGAACGTCTTTGACCCCAAAGCCATGCATGAACTCTTTCCCGACCAGGCAGATCCGTCTTCCGATACACACTGGACGAAAGAACTGGAAGCGACCCAGAATTCCGTCGCCACGCCGGTGACTGACGACGAATTTCTAGTCCTGACCGAGACTGGGAGCACCAAAATTCCGAACTTTTTGTTGCCACCCCAGCTCGACAATCACGGTAATTACATTGTCTCCCTTAGTCAAATTTGTCGCTGGATGGCGGGTAAAGCGGAAGAACTAGGTGTGGAAATCTATCCCGGCTTTGCAGCCTCCGAAGTGTTGGTGGACCAAGAAACCAACGCTGTCAAGGGAATTGCTACGCGAGATGTGGGCATCGCCAAGAACGGAACCCACAAACCCACATTCGAACGAGGAGTAGAACTACACGCCCGACAAACTCTCTTGGCGGAAGGGGCCCGCGGATCGTGCTCCGAATACGTCATGGAAGCCTTTGATCTGCGCAGGGATTGTCAACCACAAACGTACGGTCTGGGACTAAAGGAAGTATGGCAGGTTCCACCTGAaagcttccaaaaaggattAGTACAGCATACACTTGGGTACCCTCTTCAGTCCGGCCCTTTGGATAAAAATTTTGGTGGAAGCTTTTTGTATCACCAAGAACCAGATTTGgtgttgattggtttggTGGTTGGTCTCGACTACGCCAACCCGTATTTGAATCCTTATCAGGAGTTCCAAAGATGGAAATCCCATCCGGATATTCGTAAGCATTTGGACGGTGGAACGTGTGTCTCGTATGGCGCCCGAGTTTTGAATGAAGGCGGATGGCACGCTGTTCCAAAACTCAGTTTTCCAGGCGGGGCACTTTTGGGGTGTGGCGCGGGATTTTTAAACGCAGTCAAAATCAAAGGTTCACACACGGCTATCAAATCTGGTATTTTGGCGGCAGAAGCCGCCTTTGATGCATTAAAAGATGGAGACTCCGTAGCTGAAATTGGGGAATTACCAGAGACTGGTCCTATTGAATTGACGACGTACGAAACTGCAGTTAGATCGTCCTGGATTAAGGATGAGCTGTATCAAGTCCGAAACACTCACGAGGCATTTTCGCGCTGgggtgttggtggtgggCTTATCTACACCGGATTGACAACTCACGTGTTGAAAGGCCAGGAACCGTGGACATTGAAACACTTGACAAAAGACTGTGAAAAAACGGAGGCGGCGGCCAATCATAAGCCCATCGAATATCCCGCACCAGATGGAAAGCTAACGTTTGATTTATTAACGAATCTACAACGAGCTGGCACCTTCCACGAAGACGACCAACCAAGTCATCTCCGAATTAAACCTGAGCAAGCCGagattccgaaaaagacaTCGCTACAGGTATATGCTGGTCCTgaacagcgcttctgtccagcGGCTGTGTATGAATACGTCGACGTCGTAAacacaaaaggaaaagagctGGTAATCAATGCGCAGAACTGTATTCATTGCAAATGCTGTTCAATTAAAACGCCGAAAGAATATATTCGATGGTCTGTCCCAGAAGGGGGCGGAGGTCCGCAATATCAGATTATGTGAAGACACGGCACTCCTCCAATCCTTTGTTCAAAGAAATATGTTCTTCATGTCATAACTTTTTGTGAAGACAATTTACAGTCTCTGTCAACACGCTAAAAAGTAGGAAAAGTGGGTGTCATTCAACATCCGAAGATCATTGCATGCATAGGATTCGTTTAATTTTTTAGGAATTCCCTTCCTTCTACTTTTTGTTAATTGGAGATAACTCCTACACTGTTCGAGTGTTGCAGTCTTCTGAACAAAATTGCGTATGGAATAGACAAATAAGCCCTACTGGATTTTTTTCTTATGTTACGTAATATTTTCAGGAGAACATTTACAGTCAAGCCGAGATTCAATCCATTAGATGCATATGTTAGGCTTACAACGCGTTGGGCCTTTTTCGCCTTTCGACTATAGATTTACCGAATGAGGAAGAAaaatcactttgctcccgaTCGACTTACATGAAACACCTACCGCTATCATAATTGCCATTGATTGGTCTAACAGGTATTGGATGGCTTGGTAAAGGAGGATTCGAGCAAGTAATTAAAAATTATTCAAGGGGGCCTCTCTGCCATTTGAAAGGAAATGGACCACCCTTCCCAAAACCGATGCCTCTTCTTATGAGGAAAAACAAGTCGTGCTCGCTTCCCACTTTGTCGTATCTAGATGCAACGAGATCGACAAATAAGGATGCACTTTGTCTTCCTGAATCCAATTTGTGTCGAAACATGTAAGTTTCAGGCGACTTTCGTCCAGTTTCTCTTACGCCATTTTCTCTTTTATGTCCAAGTGAAGCCATACAAGTAGCAACGCCCAACTTGTGAGTTCGTCATATGGTACAGTTTCGTTGGCTGTCGCCTGCAGAGCTGCCTAAAATCTGCGGTTTCAGCAATTCAAGAGAAGGCATCACATTAGCACATTAAGTAGCGATGACTGGACTTTAGCTATGGAAAGTTGCGATAAATTCTTCGTTTTGAATATGCTTCTTCACCAACGGGTATAAATGAGAGATGATCTTCTCGTTCATGTTGTCTTTCAGCAAAAGCTCACTATGCGATTCTTTTGCTTGTGAAACTGTCAGTGATAGAAGTCGAACCAACAATACTGTATCTTGTTTCAGCAAAATACCGATATTTGTTTGATCAAAATAACTCATTCGAGTCCAATTGGCAACCAGCGCCCTCACACAACGTTCCTGCAGACTGGAAAGGCCAGCTGACCGATCCGACATGAAAGTCTCTTCTACTCGAAGAAAAAACATCGCTGCTCGGTAGTCCACCTCGGGCAAATATTTCTCGTCCGTCAATCGAAAGAAGTCTTCCCGCTTTGTAGTgcctttcttttcttcggtGAATAGGTATATTGCGATAAGCAGGCTGAGGTGGTATCGGACAACAATCTCTTTTGaacttttttccaaaatttccagCCAGAACTTGGTGTCAGTTATTTCAAACAAGGACGAAACCGTCGGAATTTCTGATGGCTTCTCGATGCATAGGTTGATGACAGCATCCATGATTTCCTTGTCGTCGAAAATTTTGGAATGCTCATAGTAGATCCAACAATTCTGAGTTCCCAGATCTCGAGTCCAGAATCGGCGGATATCAGATTGCAATTGTGGGCATTCGAAATACCGAGCCAAATACTGCAGTGGTGTTGCAGTGAAAGTCATCGTGGGAGATTCTTCCTCCAAGTTACCTGAGTACAAGTAGTCCAAAAATGCGAGAAACGCGGAAGCGCCAATTTCACACAATTCGATCCGGCTGCTTTGAGTTTTTCCCTCCGTAAATCTGTTACCGTGTCTGAACAATTGCGCAAAGTATTGACTTCCGGCAGCCAATACGCACTTGTGTACATAAAATGACAGTGCTGGACATGTTTTGTCGCCATCTGCGCGAACGACTTCAATCATCCAGTCACTATGGTTCTCTGATGGTTCAGCTCCCCAACAAAGTAAAGGACGGGCCTTCTTGTGGATTTCTCGTTCTGCAGAGTGCTGTGCAACTCTTTTTTGAGCTTTGTGGCTAAAGTCTGTTTGTAATGGTGAAAGGGACTGCATAAATGTCTTCCCTGTCAGTTTCAGCTATTTGGTTCGATTGTGCGCCGATATTCGTGCTATTCCAAAAAATGTGAGAAAGGGCTCACTCGTCAAGAGGGTTTTGATGGGATTGCGGGATTGGGGAATCTTGCATCGGACTCGCAGTCTGGGTTAGTCGTCAAAGATAATGTCCGACGGATTTTAtacttaactgtaaaaatgGTTGCTTACCGACTCTGTTTCTCCGGAGACAAGATTGATTCTAAAAGACCGAAATTGCATTCCGTGACTCGGCCGAGTAAGGTTAATGGTTTGTGAGCACGATAAAGATCTGTGATCGGAAAAAAGGGCAAAATCCTCCGCTGTCGGGTGGTTGAAGATGTCGACCGCTATGGTCAGGACCCCTTTCCAGGCAAATCTGCCTTCGGAGCCGCCCATAATCCCATCAAAATGATGAAATTTGCCTGTTTTCTTTCATCGTTTACTGCCACTTGTGCCTTCTTTGTGACTCCAGACTATAGGCATCTGCGGATAAATCTTTTCCAGCATATTCCTCAAAGGGTGGATGTTACACGCAGAAACGCAGAAAACCCTAGGGTTGGTGCAGGTCAGTGGTTgctcgaccaagccctaaaTTCTCCTGTTTGGAAGCTCGTACTAGTACCTCAGGCACGGCAAAAAATCATCAACACCGCTGAAGAAAATGGTATTGCCTGGAACGAGTGCAAGAATTGGCTTACTTCACAATCGGGACCTTGGCAAAATGACGAAATACTCGATGTTTCAGACATTCCTGACTACTACAAAAAAGAATTCCACGCTTACGAGAATGGAAATTTGTGCTGGGACGCGGCTTTAGAGGTCGAAATTGCTTCAGCAGCGGTGGGAGCTAGAAATTTTCCGGCATGTGGCCGCGATGGAGAGCAGGCCTTTCGAGACTCGTTTGGCGTCGCGCTGCAGGAAATGGGGGCAACATGTCCTGCTGGAGGAACAATTGTAGACTTAGGATGTGGATCAGGGATGAGCACTCGCTGGCTGGCAGCGAGATATCCACATGCTGGCCGGCTGCTAGGCATCGATCTATCCCCGTACTTTGTACAAGTCGGAAAGCGCTTGTTGGAATTACAACCCAATGCCAAGCAAGCCGGAGGCGAATGGGTTTCTTCTGTCGCCTTTGACGGCCGAATCAAGTATCAGACTGGCGATGCCACGAATACCCAACTGCCAAATGAATCTGTAGATGTCGCAACGCTTCAGTTTGTG
This portion of the Phaeodactylum tricornutum CCAP 1055/1 chromosome 19, whole genome shotgun sequence genome encodes:
- a CDS encoding predicted protein; its protein translation is MQSLSPLQTDFSHKAQKRVAQHSAEREIHKKARPLLCWGAEPSENHSDWMIEVVRADGDKTCPALSFYVHKCVLAAGSQYFAQLFRHGNRFTEGKTQSSRIELCEIGASAFLAFLDYLYSGNLEEESPTMTFTATPLQYLARYFECPQLQSDIRRFWTRDLGTQNCWIYYEHSKIFDDKEIMDAVINLCIEKPSEIPTVSSLFEITDTKFWLEILEKSSKEIVVRYHLSLLIAIYLFTEEKKGTTKREDFFRLTDEKYLPEVDYRAAMFFLRVEETFMSDRSAGLSSLQERCVRALVANWTRMSYFDQTNIGILLKQDTVLLVRLLSLTVSQAKESHSELLLKDNMNEKIISHLYPLVKKHIQNEEFIATFHS
- a CDS encoding predicted protein, yielding PDYYKKEFHAYENGNLCWDAALEVEIASAAVGARNFPACGRDGEQAFRDSFGVALQEMGATCPAGGTIVDLGCGSGMSTRWLAARYPHAGRLLGIDLSPYFVQVGKRLLELQPNAKQAGGEWVSSVAFDGRIKYQTGDATNTQLPNESVDVATLQFVAHELPYEITLEIIRETHRILKPNGQLWFCEMDFESPAYAAQRANPLLFSLIRSTEPYLDDY
- a CDS encoding predicted protein, which translates into the protein MPFDVLIVGGGPAGLAAAIRLKQLSLEKQKDLSVCVIDKGSEIGAHILSGNVFDPKAMHELFPDQADPSSDTHWTKELEATQNSVATPVTDDEFLVLTETGSTKIPNFLLPPQLDNHGNYIVSLSQICRWMAGKAEELGVEIYPGFAASEVLVDQETNAVKGIATRDVGIAKNGTHKPTFERGVELHARQTLLAEGARGSCSEYVMEAFDLRRDCQPQTYGLGLKEVWQVPPESFQKGLVQHTLGYPLQSGPLDKNFGGSFLYHQEPDLVLIGLVVGLDYANPYLNPYQEFQRWKSHPDIRKHLDGGTCVSYGARVLNEGGWHAVPKLSFPGGALLGCGAGFLNAVKIKGSHTAIKSGILAAEAAFDALKDGDSVAEIGELPETGPIELTTYETAVRSSWIKDELYQVRNTHEAFSRWGVGGGLIYTGLTTHVLKGQEPWTLKHLTKDCEKTEAAANHKPIEYPAPDGKLTFDLLTNLQRAGTFHEDDQPSHLRIKPEQAEIPKKTSLQVYAGPEQRFCPAAVYEYVDVVNTKGKELVINAQNCIHCKCCSIKTPKEYIRWSVPEGGGGPQYQIM
- a CDS encoding predicted protein; protein product: MVDSGTPNGDLGGVFRQKTAFMKTWKPESSPSNRDRLELYALHKQAISGDAPENLACQTAAERAKFQAWRGKSGVRMEEAMQLYLQEADRQIRVYGMSGTSSLPQTPQSTPAIDGGNDSSFAAASQPRGLAAIPLLCAAASESRQAYLRRLAQTTTPNSWWSRQEALCAVPHTFGALPETMLLKTAALVEYVSLSCDGVIPLPAAVVQSFLWPFHNVLLCVWMGLIVVLTAFTAAWDILQTLIWGSRRTGLSLSGIWNDQVVWSAQSVNVLTESHQPLTARVVGLLVLPYTVLVTLSRMPPSELVASVAYAALLGFTWWYWVIVLPWMTWMLLCAATVSGSCFAMIELAGV